One part of the Streptomyces sp. NBC_00286 genome encodes these proteins:
- a CDS encoding transglutaminase family protein, with amino-acid sequence MEPIQETPDLSAYLAADEVIDHHHPLVRETAARLASTIADSYAYARAAYEFVRDGIPHSADSGDPRVTWRASDVLEQGTGICHAKAHALAALLRAEDIPTALCYQSLMHDDGSALCVHGLVAVRFNGAWHRQDPRGNKPGVDAQFSLEGERLAWVPDPKSNETDYSVLYAEPHPAVLRALKAAPDREYLWKTLPTAL; translated from the coding sequence ATGGAGCCGATCCAGGAAACCCCTGACCTTTCCGCGTACTTGGCCGCCGACGAGGTCATCGACCATCATCATCCGCTCGTACGGGAGACGGCGGCGCGCCTCGCATCGACGATCGCCGACTCGTATGCCTATGCACGAGCGGCGTACGAGTTTGTCCGCGACGGCATCCCGCACTCGGCTGACAGCGGTGATCCGCGCGTCACCTGGCGTGCCTCGGACGTCCTGGAGCAGGGGACCGGTATCTGCCACGCCAAGGCCCACGCCTTGGCCGCGCTGCTGCGGGCCGAGGACATCCCTACGGCGCTGTGCTACCAGTCGCTGATGCATGACGATGGCAGTGCGCTCTGCGTGCACGGTCTCGTCGCCGTGCGGTTCAACGGGGCATGGCATCGGCAGGACCCCCGCGGCAACAAGCCGGGGGTCGACGCCCAGTTCTCGCTCGAGGGGGAGCGCCTGGCCTGGGTGCCCGACCCGAAGTCCAATGAGACGGACTACTCAGTTCTGTATGCCGAACCTCACCCGGCTGTTCTGCGCGCCCTCAAGGCTGCCCCCGACCGCGAGTACCTGTGGAAGACGCTCCCCACCGCACTCTGA
- a CDS encoding DUF2975 domain-containing protein: MGKLTVRALRAVLVVVLAGTVFVQALMVWALVSGSDPEDGSLPLTPLRVITILGMVSVQVALVCVWRLVTMVRHGTVFSHAAFRYVDGVIGAIVAAALVWFAVTVINAPGQQDDPGVTVIMGGVGVAILGVALLVLVLRMLLAQAVARDVEAAQMQAELDEVI, translated from the coding sequence ATGGGAAAGCTCACAGTGCGTGCGCTGCGCGCCGTGCTGGTGGTGGTGCTCGCCGGCACCGTGTTCGTACAGGCATTGATGGTGTGGGCGTTGGTCAGCGGGAGCGACCCGGAGGACGGGTCGCTCCCGCTGACCCCGCTGCGCGTGATCACGATCCTGGGCATGGTGTCGGTCCAGGTTGCCCTGGTCTGTGTATGGCGGCTGGTGACGATGGTGCGACACGGAACTGTGTTCTCCCACGCCGCCTTCCGGTACGTGGACGGCGTGATCGGCGCGATCGTGGCGGCTGCCCTCGTGTGGTTCGCGGTCACGGTCATCAATGCGCCGGGCCAGCAGGACGACCCGGGCGTCACCGTCATCATGGGCGGGGTTGGCGTGGCCATCCTGGGGGTCGCGCTCCTCGTGCTCGTGCTGCGGATGCTGCTCGCCCAGGCCGTCGCGCGTGACGTCGAAGCGGCGCAGATGCAGGCCGAGTTGGACGAGGTGATCTGA
- a CDS encoding helix-turn-helix domain-containing protein, protein MPIAVDIDVMLARRKMSVGELADRVGITPANLAVLKNGRAKAVRFTTLAALCEVLECQPGDLLRWEAEDAEEARTGEVSRR, encoded by the coding sequence ATGCCGATCGCCGTCGATATCGACGTGATGCTGGCCAGGCGCAAGATGTCCGTGGGCGAACTCGCGGACCGCGTCGGGATCACGCCCGCCAACCTGGCGGTGCTCAAGAACGGCCGCGCGAAGGCGGTCCGCTTCACCACCCTTGCCGCGCTCTGCGAGGTGCTCGAGTGTCAGCCGGGGGACCTGCTGCGCTGGGAGGCGGAGGACGCCGAGGAGGCGCGGACGGGCGAGGTCAGCCGTCGGTGA
- a CDS encoding threonine aldolase family protein, with translation MNPPKTDARRHHDPEIRGFASDNYAGAHPEVLAALALANGGHQVAYGEDAYTENLQQVMRSHFGATAEAFPVFNGTGANVVALQALTDRWGAVICAESAHINVDEGGAPERMGGLKLLTVPTPDGKLTPGLIDRQAYGWEDEHRAMPQVVSITQNTELGTVYTPDEIRAICEHAHARGMKVHLDGARIANAAASLNVPMRAFTDAVGVDVLSFGGTKNGALFGEAVVVLNQDAVSHMKHLRKLSMQLASKMRFVSVQLEALLAKDLWLRNARHSNEMAQRLAEGVRAVHGVEILHPVQANAVFARLPHDVSERLQKRYRFYFWDEEAGDVRWMCSFDTTEDDVDGFLAALKEEMAR, from the coding sequence GTGAACCCTCCGAAGACCGACGCGCGGCGTCATCACGACCCGGAGATCCGCGGCTTCGCCAGCGACAACTACGCGGGAGCCCATCCCGAGGTGCTCGCCGCCCTGGCCCTGGCCAACGGCGGTCACCAGGTCGCGTACGGCGAGGACGCGTACACCGAAAACCTCCAGCAGGTGATGCGCAGTCACTTCGGCGCGACGGCCGAGGCGTTCCCCGTCTTCAACGGGACGGGCGCCAACGTCGTGGCACTCCAGGCGCTCACGGACCGCTGGGGCGCGGTGATCTGCGCGGAGAGCGCGCACATCAACGTCGACGAGGGCGGCGCCCCCGAGCGCATGGGCGGCCTCAAGCTGCTGACGGTGCCCACCCCCGACGGCAAGCTCACACCCGGGCTGATCGACCGGCAGGCGTACGGCTGGGAGGACGAGCACCGCGCGATGCCGCAGGTCGTCTCGATCACCCAGAACACCGAACTCGGCACCGTCTACACGCCCGACGAGATCCGCGCGATCTGCGAGCACGCCCACGCCCGCGGCATGAAGGTGCACCTCGACGGGGCCCGGATCGCCAACGCCGCCGCCTCGCTGAACGTGCCGATGCGCGCGTTCACCGACGCGGTCGGCGTGGACGTGCTGTCCTTCGGTGGCACCAAGAACGGCGCGCTGTTCGGCGAGGCGGTCGTGGTCCTCAACCAGGACGCCGTCAGCCATATGAAGCACCTGCGCAAGCTGTCGATGCAACTCGCCTCCAAGATGCGCTTCGTCTCCGTGCAGTTGGAGGCGCTGCTCGCCAAGGACCTGTGGCTGCGCAATGCCCGCCACTCCAACGAGATGGCCCAGCGCCTCGCCGAGGGCGTGCGCGCGGTCCACGGCGTCGAGATCCTCCACCCGGTGCAGGCCAACGCGGTCTTCGCCCGGCTGCCCCACGACGTGAGCGAACGCCTCCAGAAGCGCTACCGCTTCTACTTCTGGGACGAGGAGGCAGGCGACGTCCGCTGGATGTGCTCCTTCGACACGACGGAGGACGACGTGGACGGCTTCCTGGCGGCCCTCAAGGAGGAGATGGCGCGCTAG
- a CDS encoding SDR family NAD(P)-dependent oxidoreductase has protein sequence MGNGALDGAVIAVAGAGGPAGRATLMRLAEAGAVVIGSDNDPERLAEAVDAASYAHGGATVVGDTVDLLDRQSAQDWATRIEKDFGRVDGLVHLVGGWRGSETFARTSLDDWDFLEMLLIRTVAHTSLAFHEALQRSDRGRYVLISAAGASKPTAGNAAYAAAKAAAEAWTLALADYFRKAGGASGPTSAAAILVVKALVHDAMRAERPNAKFAGFTDVKDLAEAIADVWERPAAEVNGQRLWLTKKP, from the coding sequence ATGGGGAACGGTGCGCTCGACGGCGCGGTGATCGCGGTGGCCGGTGCCGGTGGTCCCGCAGGCCGGGCCACATTGATGCGGCTCGCCGAGGCCGGCGCGGTCGTCATCGGCTCGGACAACGATCCGGAGCGGCTCGCGGAGGCCGTGGACGCGGCGAGCTACGCACACGGCGGCGCGACCGTCGTCGGGGACACGGTCGACCTGCTCGACCGACAGTCGGCTCAGGACTGGGCCACCCGCATCGAGAAGGACTTCGGCCGCGTCGACGGCCTGGTCCACCTCGTCGGCGGCTGGCGCGGCAGCGAGACCTTCGCCAGGACGAGCCTCGACGACTGGGACTTCCTCGAGATGCTGCTCATCCGTACGGTGGCGCACACCTCCCTCGCCTTCCACGAGGCCTTGCAGCGCAGCGATCGCGGCCGGTACGTCCTGATCAGCGCCGCGGGGGCGAGCAAGCCCACCGCGGGCAACGCCGCCTACGCCGCCGCGAAGGCCGCCGCCGAAGCCTGGACGCTGGCGCTCGCCGACTACTTCCGCAAGGCCGGGGGCGCGTCCGGGCCCACGTCGGCGGCTGCGATCCTGGTCGTGAAGGCGTTGGTGCACGACGCGATGCGCGCCGAACGCCCCAACGCGAAGTTCGCGGGTTTCACGGACGTCAAGGACCTGGCCGAAGCCATCGCCGACGTCTGGGAGCGGCCCGCCGCCGAAGTGAACGGACAGCGCCTGTGGCTGACAAAGAAGCCGTGA
- a CDS encoding DUF6421 family protein, whose product MTEILVQVGTEEQVPPGGRVVEHPAWPVLKDAVERIRPWQSKDGSIDFEAEGAPDRDDAERAVRRVVDAVEVLAPLLPHDAAYHKALVADLRRWADGGFTVPDFLDSLLAFQPAANRRDGLQHLVVFPMYTQNGNPNRNLEALVLRMVWPDWLAELERTRYDNPLFCGITFEDFTSGYDTNSAVLFPETIAVREAPERFSWGGIFCDREAARFRRVTEAAVGILGLELPEDVREMVADQDRCQQAFVLWDMVHDRTHSHGDLPFDPFMIKQRQPFWMYGLEELRCDLTAFREAVKLEADGVSQGRDVQYAVLFDRMFRFPVTGERVRNYDGLGGQLLFAYLHKHDVVRWTDNKLSIDWQRAPQVTNELCAEIEKLYREGIDRPKLVHWFAGYELVSTYLAPHPGSKWAKGPDALDLSQPPRKLVDDVLPDEFPLSMFYEALSKKLKNVIASTKGITAESAERVAA is encoded by the coding sequence ATGACGGAAATTCTTGTGCAGGTGGGTACGGAGGAGCAGGTTCCTCCCGGTGGCAGGGTGGTGGAGCACCCAGCCTGGCCCGTGCTCAAGGATGCCGTGGAGCGGATCCGGCCATGGCAGTCCAAGGACGGCTCGATCGACTTCGAAGCCGAGGGCGCCCCCGATCGCGACGACGCCGAGCGCGCCGTACGCCGTGTCGTGGACGCGGTCGAGGTGCTCGCACCTCTGCTGCCGCACGACGCCGCGTACCACAAGGCGCTGGTCGCCGACCTGCGGCGCTGGGCAGACGGCGGCTTCACGGTGCCCGACTTCCTCGACTCGCTGCTGGCCTTCCAGCCCGCCGCCAACCGCCGGGACGGCCTCCAGCACCTGGTCGTCTTCCCGATGTACACGCAGAACGGCAATCCGAACCGCAACCTCGAAGCCCTCGTACTGCGCATGGTCTGGCCGGACTGGCTCGCCGAGCTGGAGCGCACCCGCTACGACAACCCGCTGTTCTGCGGCATCACCTTCGAGGACTTCACCTCCGGCTACGACACCAACTCGGCCGTCCTCTTCCCGGAGACCATCGCCGTGCGCGAGGCCCCCGAGAGGTTCAGCTGGGGCGGCATCTTCTGTGACCGCGAGGCCGCCCGGTTCCGCCGGGTCACCGAGGCCGCCGTCGGCATCCTCGGGCTCGAACTGCCCGAGGACGTACGCGAGATGGTCGCCGACCAGGACCGCTGCCAGCAGGCCTTCGTCCTGTGGGACATGGTCCACGACCGCACCCACAGCCATGGCGACCTGCCCTTCGACCCGTTCATGATCAAGCAGCGCCAGCCGTTCTGGATGTACGGCCTGGAGGAGCTGCGCTGCGACCTCACCGCCTTCCGGGAGGCCGTGAAGCTGGAGGCCGACGGCGTCTCGCAGGGCCGTGACGTCCAGTACGCGGTGCTCTTCGACCGGATGTTCCGCTTCCCGGTCACCGGCGAGCGCGTCCGCAACTACGACGGCCTCGGTGGCCAGCTGCTCTTCGCGTACCTGCACAAGCACGATGTCGTCCGCTGGACCGACAACAAGCTGTCCATCGACTGGCAGCGCGCCCCGCAGGTCACCAACGAGCTGTGCGCCGAGATCGAGAAGCTGTACCGCGAGGGCATCGACCGCCCGAAGCTGGTCCACTGGTTCGCCGGCTACGAACTGGTCTCGACCTACCTCGCCCCGCACCCGGGCTCCAAGTGGGCCAAGGGCCCCGACGCCCTCGATCTGAGTCAGCCGCCGCGAAAACTCGTCGATGACGTGCTTCCGGACGAGTTTCCGCTGAGCATGTTCTATGAGGCACTGTCCAAGAAGCTGAAGAACGTGATTGCCTCGACGAAGGGCATCACCGCGGAGAGCGCCGAGCGGGTCGCCGCGTGA
- a CDS encoding glycerophosphodiester phosphodiesterase has product MNFLTIGHRGIMGVEPENTLRSFVAAEQAGLDVIELDLHLSKDGALVVMHDADVDRTTDGSGPIAEQTLAELRTLDAGRGERIPVFEEVLDAVAAPLQAEIKDVAAARALAEVMHRRDLAGRVEVLSFHDEAVAEIGRLVPGVRTGLVASRYGTDVVERAIAVGATSVVLNIRRLTLEIVECARKADLRIIGWVVNTQDHLRLVRALELDGATTDYPEIKRTGRFTA; this is encoded by the coding sequence TTGAACTTCCTCACCATCGGTCACCGCGGAATCATGGGTGTCGAACCCGAGAACACCCTCCGTTCCTTCGTCGCCGCCGAGCAGGCCGGCCTCGACGTGATCGAACTCGATCTGCATCTGAGCAAGGACGGCGCTCTCGTCGTCATGCACGACGCCGACGTGGACCGGACGACCGACGGTTCGGGGCCGATCGCCGAGCAGACCCTCGCCGAGCTGCGCACGCTGGACGCGGGCCGCGGTGAGCGCATCCCGGTCTTCGAGGAGGTCCTGGACGCCGTCGCGGCTCCGCTTCAGGCGGAGATCAAGGACGTCGCGGCGGCCCGGGCGCTCGCCGAGGTCATGCACCGGCGGGATCTGGCCGGCCGGGTCGAGGTGCTGTCGTTCCACGACGAGGCGGTCGCCGAGATCGGGCGGCTCGTTCCGGGCGTACGCACCGGGCTGGTCGCCAGCCGGTACGGCACCGATGTCGTTGAGCGCGCCATCGCTGTCGGCGCCACCAGTGTCGTACTGAATATCCGGCGGCTCACCCTGGAGATCGTCGAGTGCGCGCGCAAGGCGGATCTGCGGATCATCGGCTGGGTGGTGAACACGCAGGACCATCTGCGGCTGGTACGCGCCCTGGAGCTGGACGGCGCGACCACCGACTACCCGGAGATCAAGCGCACCGGCCGCTTCACGGCCTGA
- a CDS encoding GNAT family N-acetyltransferase: MDTAASTGLTFRDATDADVDSLVALIESAYRGDSSRTGWTTEADILQGQRTDPEGVLEVIKAPDSRLRVVERDGTLIACCQLEHRGDHAYFGMFAVSPAQQGGGLGKVILAEAERYARVNWGAAEMHMTVITAREDLIAWYERRGYRRTGQMTPFPYGDERFGIPQRDDLEFELLVKPLV, from the coding sequence ATGGACACCGCCGCATCCACCGGACTGACCTTCCGAGATGCCACCGACGCCGACGTCGACTCCCTGGTCGCGCTGATCGAGTCGGCCTACCGCGGGGACTCCAGCCGGACCGGCTGGACCACCGAGGCGGACATCCTTCAGGGGCAGCGGACAGACCCGGAGGGCGTGCTCGAGGTCATCAAGGCGCCGGACAGCCGACTGCGCGTGGTCGAGCGCGACGGCACCCTGATCGCCTGCTGCCAGCTCGAACACCGCGGTGACCACGCCTACTTCGGCATGTTCGCGGTCAGCCCGGCGCAGCAGGGCGGGGGCCTCGGCAAGGTGATCCTCGCCGAGGCCGAGCGGTACGCGCGCGTGAACTGGGGCGCCGCGGAGATGCACATGACCGTGATCACCGCACGAGAAGACCTCATCGCCTGGTACGAGCGGCGCGGCTACCGCCGTACGGGACAGATGACGCCCTTCCCGTACGGCGATGAGCGGTTCGGCATTCCACAGCGCGACGACCTGGAGTTCGAGCTGCTGGTGAAGCCGCTCGTATAG
- a CDS encoding VOC family protein → MVHVLSSRTLLRPTDPERSRAFYGEQLGLAVYREFGTGPERGTVYFLGGGFLEVAGRSEEPPSPAVKLWLQVADATAAYEELTDRGVEIVRPPVKEPWGLIEMWLTDPDGTEIVVVEVPADHPLRYRP, encoded by the coding sequence ATGGTGCACGTACTGAGCAGCCGGACCCTGCTCCGGCCTACCGACCCCGAACGATCCCGCGCCTTCTACGGCGAGCAACTGGGCCTCGCCGTCTACCGAGAGTTCGGCACCGGACCGGAGCGCGGCACCGTCTACTTCCTCGGCGGCGGTTTCCTGGAGGTCGCGGGCCGCTCCGAGGAACCCCCCTCCCCCGCGGTCAAGCTGTGGCTCCAGGTGGCGGACGCGACGGCCGCGTACGAGGAGCTGACTGATCGGGGCGTCGAGATCGTACGGCCCCCGGTCAAGGAGCCGTGGGGTCTGATCGAGATGTGGCTCACGGATCCGGACGGGACCGAGATCGTGGTGGTGGAGGTGCCGGCGGACCATCCGCTGCGGTATCGGCCGTAG
- a CDS encoding VOC family protein — MPIAEYRLVALDCPDPPALAAFYAGVLGGDIKQFNDNWYVLHAPGGHQIAFQRAHGYRPPDWPRADENSQQMHLDFTIQDIEAAEAQVLALGATPLDLDDENGRRGWRVYADPVGHPFCLCWD; from the coding sequence ATGCCTATCGCCGAGTACCGCCTCGTAGCCCTGGACTGCCCGGATCCCCCGGCCCTCGCCGCCTTCTACGCGGGCGTGCTCGGCGGTGACATCAAGCAGTTCAACGACAACTGGTACGTCCTCCACGCGCCCGGCGGCCACCAGATCGCGTTCCAGCGGGCTCACGGCTACCGCCCGCCGGACTGGCCGCGAGCCGACGAGAACTCTCAGCAGATGCATCTGGACTTCACCATCCAGGACATCGAAGCCGCCGAGGCCCAGGTACTGGCCCTCGGCGCCACCCCACTCGACCTGGACGACGAGAACGGCCGCCGGGGCTGGCGCGTGTACGCGGATCCGGTGGGCCACCCGTTCTGCCTGTGCTGGGACTGA
- a CDS encoding LLM class F420-dependent oxidoreductase, with amino-acid sequence MVRIGYTMMTEQTGPRELVRDVVAAEQAGFDFSVASDHYFPWLEEQGHAPYAWSVLGAAAQATSTIPLMTYVTCPTTRYHPAVVAQKAATTQLLAEGRFRLGLGSGENLNEHVVGGGWPAAHTRIDMLEESVEIIRALFTGENLNHHGEHFDVVNAKLYDVPDEPPPIGIAVSGEHSCALAGRLADLLIATEPKSELLDSFDRHGGTGKPRVGQLPVCYDPDKDAAVTRAHEQFRWSLGGWPVNAELPGPKNFDAATSNVRPEDVAQTIPCGDDVDTFVEAVRPYVTAGFTEIALVQVGGDHQLPFLEWAEKELLAALKDL; translated from the coding sequence ATGGTGCGAATCGGATACACGATGATGACCGAGCAGACCGGCCCCCGTGAGCTCGTACGGGATGTGGTGGCCGCGGAGCAGGCCGGATTCGACTTCTCCGTCGCCTCGGACCACTACTTCCCGTGGCTCGAGGAACAGGGCCACGCCCCGTACGCGTGGAGCGTGCTCGGCGCCGCGGCGCAGGCCACGTCCACGATTCCCCTCATGACGTACGTGACCTGCCCGACGACCCGCTACCACCCGGCGGTCGTCGCGCAGAAGGCCGCCACGACGCAGCTGCTCGCCGAGGGCCGCTTCCGGCTCGGGCTCGGCTCCGGCGAGAACCTCAACGAGCATGTGGTGGGCGGCGGTTGGCCCGCCGCACACACCCGAATCGACATGCTGGAAGAGTCCGTGGAGATCATCCGCGCCCTGTTCACCGGCGAGAACCTGAACCACCACGGCGAACACTTCGACGTGGTGAACGCCAAGCTCTACGACGTCCCCGACGAACCGCCCCCGATCGGCATCGCCGTCTCCGGCGAGCACTCCTGCGCACTCGCCGGCCGCCTGGCCGACCTCCTGATCGCCACTGAGCCCAAGTCCGAACTCCTGGACTCCTTCGACCGCCACGGCGGCACCGGCAAACCCAGGGTGGGCCAACTCCCCGTCTGCTACGACCCCGACAAGGACGCCGCCGTCACCCGGGCCCACGAGCAGTTCCGCTGGTCGCTCGGCGGCTGGCCGGTCAACGCCGAACTGCCCGGCCCCAAGAACTTCGACGCGGCCACCTCGAACGTACGCCCCGAGGACGTCGCACAGACCATCCCGTGCGGCGACGACGTCGACACCTTCGTCGAAGCCGTACGCCCCTACGTCACCGCGGGCTTCACCGAGATAGCCCTGGTCCAGGTCGGCGGCGACCACCAACTGCCGTTCCTGGAATGGGCGGAGAAGGAACTGCTGGCGGCCCTGAAGGACCTGTGA